Proteins encoded within one genomic window of Hemitrygon akajei chromosome 13, sHemAka1.3, whole genome shotgun sequence:
- the LOC140738020 gene encoding stanniocalcin-like has translation MDARVLLLLFTLPCLLFAVRADSLRDFLGRSRRLTTAAPEEHQLDELTAGEISACLHSAPDVGCDVFRCLVNTTCYLEDNLYEICRDFLQNSDNFDVQGKQFIKNFLKCNVIELRSRFSNSVGRCAEVQRILIHVQGWCYHEHNICDAAATNIDALVDMVDFNKIQGNGAYMEYVKFLFDCGSSITEIVKSQLQSILNGLKQLLEDSCNLVQKVTKKSFSEGYDQPDDNVTYEL, from the exons ATGGATGCCCGCGTCTTGCTGTTACTTTTCACCCTGCCCTGTCTGCTCTTTGCCGTGCGGGCTGACAGCCTGAGAGATTTTTTGGGGCGGAGCCGACGCTTAACCACTGCCGCTCCGGAGGAACACCAGCTGGACGAGCTAACTGCAG GTGAAATAAGTGCATGTCTGCACAGTGCACCAGATGTGGGATGTGATGTATTTCGATGCCTGGTAAACACAACCTGTTATCTAGAAGACAACTTGTATGAAATCTGCAGAGACTTCCTTCAGAATTCAGACAATTTTGATGTGCAG GGAAAACAATTTATCAAAAACTTCCTGAAGTGCAATGTCATTGAGCTCAGGTCAAGGTTCAGCAACAGTGTTGGCAGATGTGCTGAAGTGCAAAGGATCTTAATTCATGTGCAAGGATGGTGTTACCATGAACATAACATCTGTGATGCAGCAGCCACCAACATTGATGCTTTAGTGGACATGGTTGACTTTAAtaaaatacagggaaatgg GGCCTATATGGAATATGTGAAGTTCCTGTTTGACTGTGGGAGCAGCATTACTGAAATCGTAAAAAGTCAGCTTCAATCAATTTTGAACGGTTTGAAGCAATTATTAGAAGATTCTTGTAATCTTGTACAGAAAGTAACAAAAAAATCATTTTCTGAAGGATATGATCAGCCAGATGACAATGTCACTTATGAGCTTTGA